Proteins co-encoded in one Arachis stenosperma cultivar V10309 chromosome 7, arast.V10309.gnm1.PFL2, whole genome shotgun sequence genomic window:
- the LOC130940827 gene encoding ras-related protein RHN1-like isoform X1, with product MRQWMHLDPLQLQPYDLQCRIRRPQHVGGGQEEKETHRACHVPPPEISHGVLIMIVTWLSEQVLLGDMGAGKTSLALRFVKGQFFLNQEPTIGAAFFTQILSLSEATVKFDIWDTAGQERYHSLAPMYYRGAAAAIVVYDISNIDSFVRAKKWVQELQRHGSQKLVMALVANKSDLEPKREVETEEGEQYAQENGMFYMETSAKTAENINELFYEIAKRLARAFPPKPTGMLLNSEVQERGRKFFCCST from the exons ATGCGGCAATGGATGCACCTTGATCCGCTTCAGCTTCAGCCCTACGATCTTCAGTGCCGGATCCGACGGCCACAACACGTAGGTGGTGGTCAGGAAGAGAAGGAAACCCACCGTGCATGTCACGTGCCACCGCCGGAGATAAGCCACGGGGTTTTGATTATGATCGTGACGTGGCTTTCGGAGCAG GTACTTCTTGGAGATATGGGAGCTGGAAAGACCAGTTTAGCACTAAGATTTGTAAAAGGCCAATTCTTTCTTAACCAG GAACCAACCATTGGAGCTGCATTCTTCACTCAAATATTGTCATTATCCGAAGCAACAGTGAAGTTCGACATATGGGATACAGCAGGACAGGAACGGTATCATAGTCTGGCTCCTATGTACTACCGTGGTGCAGCAGCTGCAATTGTTGTTTATGATATCTCAAACATT GATTCATTTGTTCGAGCCAAAAAATGGGTTCAGGAGTTGCAGAGACATG GAAGTCAGAAGTTGGTGATGGCATTAGTGGCAAACAAATCTGACTTGGAGCCGAAGAGAGAGGTTGAAACTGAG GAAGGAGAGCAATATGCTCaagagaatggaatgttctacATGGAAACATCTGCTAAGACTGCAGAGAACATCAATGAGCTTTTCTATGAAATAG CTAAGAGACTAGCAAGAGCTTTTCCACCGAAGCCTACAGGAATGTTGTTGAACAGCGAAGTACAAGAACGAGGGAGAAAATTCTTTTGTTGCTCAACATGA
- the LOC130940827 gene encoding ras-related protein RHN1-like isoform X2 yields the protein MARPGNKIIQAKLVLLGDMGAGKTSLALRFVKGQFFLNQEPTIGAAFFTQILSLSEATVKFDIWDTAGQERYHSLAPMYYRGAAAAIVVYDISNIDSFVRAKKWVQELQRHGSQKLVMALVANKSDLEPKREVETEEGEQYAQENGMFYMETSAKTAENINELFYEIAKRLARAFPPKPTGMLLNSEVQERGRKFFCCST from the exons ATGGCAAGGCCTGGAAATAAGATCATTCAAGCCAAGCTG GTACTTCTTGGAGATATGGGAGCTGGAAAGACCAGTTTAGCACTAAGATTTGTAAAAGGCCAATTCTTTCTTAACCAG GAACCAACCATTGGAGCTGCATTCTTCACTCAAATATTGTCATTATCCGAAGCAACAGTGAAGTTCGACATATGGGATACAGCAGGACAGGAACGGTATCATAGTCTGGCTCCTATGTACTACCGTGGTGCAGCAGCTGCAATTGTTGTTTATGATATCTCAAACATT GATTCATTTGTTCGAGCCAAAAAATGGGTTCAGGAGTTGCAGAGACATG GAAGTCAGAAGTTGGTGATGGCATTAGTGGCAAACAAATCTGACTTGGAGCCGAAGAGAGAGGTTGAAACTGAG GAAGGAGAGCAATATGCTCaagagaatggaatgttctacATGGAAACATCTGCTAAGACTGCAGAGAACATCAATGAGCTTTTCTATGAAATAG CTAAGAGACTAGCAAGAGCTTTTCCACCGAAGCCTACAGGAATGTTGTTGAACAGCGAAGTACAAGAACGAGGGAGAAAATTCTTTTGTTGCTCAACATGA
- the LOC130940123 gene encoding uncharacterized protein LOC130940123 — protein MLLTVRVHNAGVYSLDFGGVDVAVSYRGKKLGHVISEHGHVSARGSSYVDADVEFAGIAVVPEMMLFLEDLAKGAIPFFTVSQVNGQMGLAFFHFPIQAKLSCEVLVSTVNQTIIHQHCLHEGHIGKKL, from the exons ATGCTCCTCACCGTGAGAGTGCACAACGCCGGCGTGTACTCCCTCGATTTCGGAGGGGTTGACGTGGCGGTGTCTTACAGAGGGAAGAAGCTGGGGCACGTGATATCGGAGCACGGTCACGTGAGTGCCAGGGGATCGTCCTACGTGGACGCTGACGTGGAATTCGCGGGAATCGCGGTGGTGCCTGAGATGATGCTGTTTCTAGAAGACCTTGCAAAGGGTGCAATTCCCTTCTTTACGGTTTCTCAGGTCAACGGTCAAATGGGCCTTGCCTTCTTTCACTTCCCCATTCAG GCAAAACTATCATGTGAAGTATTGGTGAGTACAGTAAACCAGACAATTATTCACCAACATTGTCTCCATGAg GGGCACATTGGGAAGAAACTATAA
- the LOC130940124 gene encoding uncharacterized protein LOC130940124, whose product MKLENCYTLIVCGSALMTTQKKKKKKRASLRTLWRKIKREKRRFFMSSSTVVHFQYDPSSYSHNFDDGYSTDPDCISRSFSSRFAALPSKIFFKNNNAQMVDDVDNNKFKSSTVL is encoded by the coding sequence ATGAAACTTGAGAATTGCTACACTCTCATTGTTTGTGGTAGTGCATTGATGACAacacaaaagaagaaaaagaagaaaagggcAAGCCTAAGAACATTGTGGAGGAAAATCAAGAGGGAAAAGAGGAGGTTTTTTATGAGTTCTTCAACGGTGGTTCATTTCCAATATGATCCCAGCTCCTACTCACACAACTTTGATGATGGTTATTCCACCGACCCAGATTGCATTTCTCGCTCTTTTTCATCTCGATTTGCAGCACTTCCCTCCAAGATTTTCTTCAAGAATAATAATGCTCAAATGGTGGATGATGTAGATAATAACAAGTTTAAGAGCAGCACAGTGTTATAG
- the LOC130940601 gene encoding transcription repressor OFP14-like, with the protein MPKKVQKTLQDYLAKVKSPRHSSQNQSQKPFNSFSFFSSKNWIIAACKHPRTPSFAFDDSHGGGRGGNNSNNHKDDAATLADVDRFLYENFKSLYFREGEESEDYNTSNKRVDSSGQIQHDQGAKLIPMFDSLRLAETPRDLGGSNRFFVKTGLSGSLFLDDGLTRSGDDHHYAGSSSNSTVTNTDSSSNDENHHENEKLPENCIALLRSSSSPYEDFRRSMQDVVEARFKSHGKVIDWEFMEELLLSYLRLNEKKSHKFILNAFVDVTAAMRPNSEMTDPHPRSVRTVRFGSGVTKKTKEFNLEFGSSNS; encoded by the coding sequence ATGCCGAAGAAGGTTCAGAAAACCCTTCAAGACTACCTTGCTAAGGTTAAAAGCCCTCGCCATTCATCACAAAACCAGTCACAGAAACCGTTTAACTcgttttcatttttctcatcCAAAAACTGGATCATCGCAGCATGCAAGCACCCAAGGACACCTTCTTTTGCCTTTGATGATTCTCACGGTGGTGGTCGCGGCGGCAACAACAGCAACAACCACAAAGACGATGCGGCCACCCTAGCCGACGTTGATCGCTTCCTCTACGAGAATTTCAAGTCTCTGTATTTCAGAGAAGGTGAAGAAAGCGAAGACTACAACACCAGCAACAAAAGAGTAGACTCATCGGGACAGATCCAACACGATCAAGGTGCAAAACTAATACCGATGTTCGATTCATTGAGGTTGGCGGAAACACCACGCGACCTCGGTGGATCGAACAGATTCTTCGTGAAAACTGGTTTGTCGGGATCACTGTTCCTGGACGATGGTTTAACACGAAGTGGTGATGATCATCACTATGCAGGATCGAGCTCAAACTCGACTGTAACGAACACCGATTCATCTTCGAATGATGAGAATCATCATGAGAATGAGAAGCTCCCTGAGAATTGCATCGCTCTGTTGAGAAGCAGTTCGAGCCCGTACGAGGATTTTCGGCGCTCCATGCAGGACGTGGTGGAAGCGAGGTTCAAAAGCCATGGAAAGGTAATTGATTGGGAGTTCATGGAGGAGCTATTGCTTTCTTACCTTAGACTAAACGAGAAGAAGTCGCACAAGTTCATACTCAATGCCTTCGTGGATGTCACCGCTGCCATGCGTCCGAATTCTGAAATGACGGATCCCCATCCCCGGAGCGTTCGAACTGTTAGGTTTGGTAGCGGAGTAACCAAGAAGACCAAAGAATTTAACTTAGAATTTGGGTCCTCtaattcatga
- the LOC130940125 gene encoding regulator of telomere elongation helicase 1 homolog, with protein MPTYKIRGIDVDFPYEAYDSQIVYMDKVIQSLQENCNALLESPTGTGKTLCLLCATLAWRRSFGNFRFGLSMNASDKSEDKTEISHSSLPSSPPSQSESSGLPTIVYTSRTHSQIRQVIQELKRSSYRPKMIVLGSREQLCIHDKVKSLHGKTQTNACRALCQKRRGKQRCNHLPQVADYLKSNPHLGEEPVDIEDLVNIGKSFGPCPYYLSKELHKSVDIVFAPYNYLIDHAYRKSLQLSWSNSILIFDEAHNLEGICADAASFDLPSWLLTACISEAQKCVDLSIERREKSNDKSQNPDDFAILRALLLKLEKRIAQVPIESKELGYTKPGPYIYELLADLNITSKTFKKLSAIIAAASTLIEEDNQQKSTGTICRLDSIGEILDIVFKGGRTTHATYYRVHVREYEARTASGSKGNVSRTLSWWCFNPGIAMEEFHKLGVRSIILTSGTLSPMDSFAQELKLDFPIQLENPHVITPNQIWAGVVPVGPSGRTFNSSYRTRDSQEYRQELGNAIVNLARIVPDGLLVFFPSYYLLDQCIGCWKSLSNETSTSIWERICKHKKPVIEPRESSLFPSSIKDYISKLKDTSTSGAVFFAVCRGKVSEGLDFADHAGRAVVITGLPYATYTDPKVRLKREYLDQQSHPRGELVKVLTGDEWYNQQASRAVNQAVGRVIRHRHDYGAIIFCDERFAHPHRQSQVSRWIQPHIKCFSRFGEVVYTLTRFFRDVTIRGPTKLSLLEVDDGGNVGEITSADPYDDKFNVEKLLSPVATPVAESFSSKASSLLGTRKGSTSFLGKIMPANRSSLASDDCNIVDCVSSRDKCGRVFLGKKTVIPQEHELVDLTDTRQLGEKSKDTLIAPCSVKKRRFITGEYNLQQHFRDSHEPSCGSGELQCKDEGTFQKRSLEIDSQRGDLPGDSALSASNETQGSAFLAQVREKLSASEYIDFVGYMKALKTKAMKIGEVLQCICRLFSGPERLPLLKSKQTVYYVLPYPSGGHRHEPNGPLYLTP; from the exons ATGCCAACGTACAAGATCAGGGGAATCGACGTCGATTTCCCGTACGAAGCCTACGATTCGCAGATCGTTTACATGGACAAAGTCATCCAATCCCTTCAGGAG AACTGCAATGCACTGTTGGAGAGTCCCACAGGAACTGGTAAAACGTTGTGTCTTCTCTGTGCTACCTTGGCGTGGCGCAGGAGTTTCGGAAATTTCAGATTTGGTTTGAGCATGAACGCCAGTGATAAGTCCGAGGATAAAACCGAGATTTCGCATTCGTCCCTGCCATCGTCCCCGCCCTCGCAATCTGAGTCCTCAGGTTTACCTACAATAGTATATACTTCGCGCACTCACAGCCAGATCCGTCAGGTGATTCAAGAGCTGAAACGATCGTCTTACAG GCCTAAGATGATAGTATTAGGATCTAGGGAGCAGCTTTGCATTCATGATAAAGTGAAGTCACTTCACGGGAAAACACAAACAAATGCTTGTCGAGCACTCTGCCAAAAGCGTAGAGGGAAGCAACGATGCAATCATTTACCTCAAGTTGCTG ATTACTTGAAGAGCAATCCTCATCTTGGAGAAGAACCTGTAGATATTGAGGATTTGGTCAATATTGGCAAGAGTTTTGGGCC GTGTCCTTATTATTTATCAAAGGAGCTCCATAAGTCTGTGGATATAGTATTTGCTCCATACAACTATCTTATTGATCATGCATATAGAAAATCTCTGCAACTTTCATGGAGCAATAGTATACTCATATTTGATGAAGCTCACAACCTT GAAGGCATATGTGCTGATGCAGCCTCCTTTGATTTGCCTTCGTGGCTTCTAACGGCTTGCATTTCTGAGGCTCAAAAATGTGTTGACCTTTCaatagaaagaagagaaaaatcaAATGATAAGTCACAGAATCCAGATGATTTTGCGATCCTTAGAG CACTTCTTCTAAAACTTGAAAAGCGGATTGCTCAGGTGCCTATTGAATCAAAGGAGTTGGGATACACCAAACCTGGGCCTTATATATATGAACTGCTAGCTGATCTTAACATCACTTCCAAGACTTTTAAAAAGCTTTCCGCGATAATTGCAGCTGCTTCAACCCTTATTGAGGAGGATAACCAGCAGAAATCAACTGGTACCATCTGCAGGTTGGATAGCATTGGTGAAATTCTTGACATTGTTTTCAAGGGTGGAAGAACTACTCATGCTACATACTATCGA GTTCATGTGCGGGAGTACGAAGCTAGGACTGCCAGTGGATCTAAAG GAAATGTGTCAAGGACACTCAGCTGGTGGTGTTTTAATCCTGGAATAGCCATGGAAGAATTTCATAAGTTGGGAGTCAGGTCTATTATATTGACATCAGGGACATTATCCCCCATGGATTCTTTTGCTCAGGAACTGAAACT AGATTTCCCCATTCAGCTGGAAAATCCACATGTAATAACCCCAAATCAGATATGGGCTGGAGTTGTACCAGTTGGTCCTTCAGGACGTACTTTTAACTCCTCCTACCGCACTCGCGATTCTCAAGAGTACAGGCAGGAACTTGGAAATGCAATTG TAAATTTGGCCCGAATTGTTCCTGATGGACTTCTTGTATTCTTCCCCTCTTACTACCTTCTGGACCAATGCATTGGGTGCTGGAAAAGCTTG agtaaTGAAACTTCAACGTCCATATGGGAGAGAATTTGCAAACACAAAAAACCAGTTATAGAACCTAGGGAATCTTCATTATTTCCCTCATCAATCAAG gatTACATATCTAAGTTGAAAGACACCTCCACATCTGGAGCAGTTTTCTTTGCTGTTTGTCGTGGTAAG GTAAGTGAAGGATTAGATTTTGCGGATCATGCTGGAAGAGCTGTGGTAATTACTGGTTTGCCATATGCTACATATACTGATCCTAAG GTTCGTCTAAAACGTGAATACTTGGATCAACAATCTCATCCACGTGGAGAATTAGTCAAG GTTTTAACTGGAGATGAGTGGTATAACCAACAAGCCTCCCGAGCTGTGAACCAAGCTGTTGGACGTGTCATTCGCCATCGACATGACTATGGAGCAATTATTTTCTGTGATGAAAG GTTTGCACATCCACATCGTCAGTCCCAAGTCTCCCGATGGATACAACCTCACATCAAG TGTTTCTCAAGATTTGGAGAAGTTGTTTATACACTAACCCGGTTTTTTCGAGATGTAACAATCCGCGGACCTACAAAGCTATCATTATTAGAGGTTGATGATGGGG GAAATGTGGGAGAAATTACATCAGCTGATCCCTATGATGATAAATTTAATGTCGAAAAACTTCTCTCACCTGTG GCTACACCAGTGGCTGAAAGTTTTTCTTCAAAAGCTTCATCTTTACTTGGTACTAGAAAAGGCAGTACTTCATTCCTTGGAAAAATTATGCCTGCTAATCGATCATCTCTGGCGTCTGATGATTGCAACATTGTAGATTGTGTGAGTTCAAGAGATAAATGTGGCAGAGTTTTTCTTGGAAAGAAGACTGTGATACCACAAGAACATGAATTGGTTGATTTGACCGATACTCGTCAACTGGGTGAAAAATCAAAGGATACGCTGATAGCACCTTGTTCAGTCAAGAAACGTAGATTTATAACAGGAGAGTACAACCTGCAGCAACATTTTAGAGATTCTCACGAGCCTTCATGTG GTAGCGGAGAATTGCAATGTAAGGATGAAGGGACCTTCCAAAAGAGAAGTCTGGAGATCGATAGTCAAAGAGGTGATCTTCCTGGTGATTCTGCACTTTCTGCTAGTAATGAAACCCAAGGATCAGCATTCCTTGCTCAG GTTCGAGAGAAGCTCAGTGCTTCAGAATATATAGACTTTGTGGGTTATATGAAGGCACTAAAGACCAAAGCAATGAAGATCGGTGAAGTTTTGCAGTGCATTTGTAGACTGTTCTCAGGACCCGAGAGACTACCTCTACTTAAAAG TAAACAAACGGTGTACTACGTACTACCGTATCCATCTGGTGGACATAGACATGAACCAAACGGGCCGTTGTATCTAACACCGTGA